The following are encoded in a window of Solidesulfovibrio magneticus RS-1 genomic DNA:
- a CDS encoding response regulator — protein sequence MPSLAPMRFLIVDDDESIILFLRTFLSAYAECITASTGLEAVAAYEAALDEDRPFTAVFMDILLPGMDGNMVVQELRRIEETRPGRREPFKLIMISVLTDTRHVSESFFHGRADAYLPKPLRRETLIAELVKLGLIELQPAPA from the coding sequence GTGCCGTCTCTTGCTCCCATGCGGTTTCTCATCGTCGACGACGACGAGAGCATCATCCTTTTTTTGCGCACGTTCCTGTCGGCCTATGCCGAGTGCATCACCGCCTCCACCGGGCTAGAGGCCGTGGCCGCCTATGAGGCCGCCCTGGACGAGGACCGCCCCTTTACCGCCGTGTTCATGGACATCCTGCTGCCCGGCATGGACGGCAACATGGTGGTGCAGGAGCTGCGGCGCATCGAGGAAACCCGGCCGGGTCGCCGCGAGCCCTTCAAACTCATCATGATTTCCGTGCTGACCGACACCCGCCACGTCAGCGAGTCGTTTTTCCACGGCCGCGCCGACGCCTATCTGCCCAAGCCCCTGCGCCGCGAAACGCTTATCGCCGAACTCGTCAAGCTCGGCCTCATCGAACTCCAGCCCGCCCCCGCCTGA
- a CDS encoding Hpt domain-containing protein, translating to MNAMISRLPTTVRVSQALKPIYSQFLEIQKRHLAGIAPALAVGDTAEARRLAHSVKGAAGTYELPAAAALAAAAETAIHHGRQEEALALAAELTNYFATLNVIFVGPQPRNDALAGQSKTS from the coding sequence ATGAACGCGATGATTTCCAGGCTGCCGACCACCGTCCGCGTCAGCCAGGCCCTCAAACCAATTTATTCGCAGTTTCTGGAAATCCAGAAGCGGCATCTGGCCGGCATCGCGCCCGCCCTGGCCGTTGGCGACACAGCCGAGGCCCGGCGATTGGCCCACAGCGTCAAAGGCGCGGCCGGCACCTACGAACTCCCGGCCGCCGCCGCCCTGGCCGCCGCCGCCGAGACCGCCATCCACCACGGACGCCAGGAAGAGGCCCTGGCCCTGGCCGCCGAACTGACCAATTACTTCGCAACCCTCAACGTCATTTTCGTCGGGCCGCAACCCCGGAACGACGCCCTTGCCGGGCAGTCCAAAACATCGTAG
- a CDS encoding ArsR/SmtB family transcription factor, translating into MKPLQHPAIEDVTVEGILHALSDPVRVQILKEIMRSSAPKTCSDFLNLPDRVVPKSTLSQHFRVLREAGLIRSERKGVELRNTPRCEELKPRFGQLIGAILAAYAGEYAQGKGD; encoded by the coding sequence ATGAAGCCGCTGCAGCATCCGGCCATTGAGGACGTGACTGTGGAGGGCATCCTGCATGCCCTGTCCGACCCTGTCCGCGTACAGATTCTCAAGGAAATCATGCGGTCCAGCGCGCCAAAGACGTGTTCGGATTTCTTGAACCTGCCGGATCGCGTGGTGCCGAAGTCCACGCTGTCGCAACATTTTCGGGTGTTGCGCGAGGCGGGTTTGATCCGCAGCGAGCGAAAGGGTGTGGAATTGCGCAACACCCCGCGTTGCGAGGAGTTAAAGCCCCGTTTCGGCCAGCTGATCGGGGCGATTTTGGCGGCCTATGCCGGGGAATACGCCCAAGGCAAGGGCGACTGA
- a CDS encoding MBL fold metallo-hydrolase, producing the protein MGDRRILVDAGTGDLLGPSLNKLPESLAAAGFAPGQITDILLTHIHADHSGGLTVQGRLVFPNATVHVSRAEKAFWLDPANADKARDSHKPMFAQARKSLEPYAAAGRLVTFEAGQDVVPGIASRPSTGHTPGHTFYVLDSQGQRLVFWGDTVHVAEAQFPCPELAIEYDIDHEAAVRARQQAMEEAAREGHLVAGAHIAFPGIGHVAKVGQGYQWIPAPYVNDAIG; encoded by the coding sequence TTGGGGGACCGCCGCATCCTCGTCGATGCCGGGACCGGGGATCTGCTCGGCCCTTCACTCAACAAGCTGCCCGAAAGCCTGGCCGCCGCCGGGTTCGCGCCCGGACAGATCACCGACATCCTGCTGACCCACATTCACGCCGACCATTCCGGCGGGCTGACCGTGCAGGGCCGCCTGGTCTTCCCCAACGCCACGGTGCACGTCAGCCGCGCGGAAAAGGCCTTCTGGCTGGACCCCGCCAACGCGGACAAGGCCCGGGACAGCCATAAGCCCATGTTCGCCCAGGCCCGAAAATCCCTGGAACCGTACGCCGCCGCCGGCAGGCTCGTGACGTTCGAGGCCGGCCAGGACGTCGTCCCGGGGATCGCCTCCCGGCCCTCGACCGGCCATACGCCGGGGCACACGTTCTACGTCCTGGACAGCCAGGGGCAACGGCTGGTGTTCTGGGGAGACACGGTCCATGTGGCCGAAGCCCAATTTCCCTGCCCCGAACTGGCCATCGAATACGACATCGATCACGAGGCCGCCGTCAGGGCGCGGCAGCAGGCTATGGAGGAAGCGGCCCGGGAGGGACATCTCGTGGCCGGGGCCCATATCGCCTTCCCGGGCATCGGCCATGTGGCCAAGGTCGGCCAGGGATACCAGTGGATTCCCGCCCCGTACGTCAACGACGCCATCGGTTGA
- a CDS encoding response regulator — protein MRSSLHVVFAGIALSCVLAVGCGGVLYLLRSGQIEEAGKDLDRLCFVLANQTALAFQEINTKLSDAKMQLESDWTTWPADEEKIHDILRANFRGLLQGQALLAFDADGKMRGHSREWPTPRVLVADREYFTAQKAGDGDFLFISEPLRNRVNNAWMISLSRRIDTPSGVFAGVLMAAIDVQYFLDIYTALKLPHDATIVLRRGDGLPLAAYPAPGRLDGQGVSCPIPGESISRARDVPGFAMSVCLSLPLDSLLAGWRRVAWLLGLGTAAAVAAILALSAALAARLRREWEAARRQQAELEDLVTARTADLQGLLELNTAILEASPLGIGVYRRDGQCLSVNASFAHIVGGDREAVQRQNFNQLESWRVSGLLPEILETLDNGRTFHSEAQVVSTFGKPIWLEWRLVRFVRGGQNHALLLINDATVRKQAEDELRQAKHQAEAASRAKSAFLANMSHELRTPLGGVAGMLELLLTTALDGEQHEYVTAALKSTRRLSDLLSDILDLSRIEAGKLDLRLAPFETANLRAAILEVFALAAREKGLILEFTLHPGLPARIESDEARLLQILFNLVGNAVKFTGLGFVRVDLWSLPARPDGRTPLVFSVADSGVGIPDGRLGEIFEPFAQGDHPRQQSRFGVGLGLSIVSRLIALLGGELAVDNAPGGTTVYGCLPVVVPAGTAVLAVAPEAEAEAAPLPRNGRQDAPPPLVSGEDRAVVLLVEDDAINRLAARQYLEKQGFAVLTATTGLEALDILAREAVDVVLMDVHMPELDGVAATRRIRTAPEFARLSGLPIVAMTAYAMAGDKEKFLAAGMDGYIEKPLDLARLARLVEELAASGRPV, from the coding sequence ATGCGTTCCAGTCTTCATGTCGTGTTCGCCGGTATCGCGCTGAGTTGTGTCCTGGCCGTGGGCTGCGGCGGCGTGCTGTATCTCTTGCGCTCCGGCCAGATCGAGGAAGCCGGCAAGGATCTGGACCGGCTGTGCTTTGTTCTGGCCAATCAGACCGCCCTGGCCTTTCAGGAGATCAACACCAAACTTTCCGACGCGAAAATGCAGCTGGAAAGCGACTGGACGACCTGGCCGGCCGACGAGGAAAAAATCCACGACATCCTGCGGGCCAACTTTCGCGGCCTGCTCCAGGGGCAGGCGCTGCTCGCCTTTGACGCCGACGGCAAGATGCGCGGCCATTCCCGGGAATGGCCCACGCCCCGGGTCCTGGTGGCCGACCGGGAATATTTCACGGCCCAAAAAGCCGGGGACGGCGATTTCCTGTTTATCTCCGAACCGCTGCGCAACCGGGTCAACAACGCCTGGATGATCAGCCTGTCGCGCCGCATCGACACCCCCTCGGGGGTCTTTGCCGGCGTGCTCATGGCGGCCATCGACGTGCAGTATTTTCTCGACATCTACACCGCCCTGAAGTTGCCCCATGACGCCACCATCGTCCTGCGCCGGGGCGACGGCCTGCCCCTGGCCGCCTATCCCGCCCCCGGCCGGCTGGACGGCCAGGGCGTGTCGTGTCCCATTCCGGGCGAGAGCATCAGCCGGGCCCGGGACGTACCGGGATTTGCCATGTCGGTGTGCCTGTCCCTGCCCCTGGACAGCCTGCTGGCGGGGTGGCGGCGGGTGGCCTGGCTGCTGGGCCTGGGCACGGCGGCGGCCGTGGCCGCCATCCTGGCGCTTTCCGCCGCCCTGGCGGCCCGGCTTCGCCGCGAGTGGGAGGCGGCCCGGCGGCAACAGGCCGAACTGGAAGACCTTGTGACCGCCCGGACCGCGGACCTGCAAGGACTGCTGGAACTCAACACGGCCATCCTGGAAGCCTCGCCCCTGGGGATTGGCGTCTACCGTCGGGACGGACAGTGCCTTTCGGTCAACGCCAGTTTCGCCCACATCGTCGGCGGCGACCGGGAGGCCGTGCAACGCCAGAATTTCAACCAGCTTGAGTCCTGGCGCGTCAGCGGCTTGCTGCCCGAGATACTGGAGACCCTGGACAACGGCCGAACGTTTCACAGCGAAGCCCAGGTGGTGTCCACCTTCGGCAAGCCGATCTGGCTGGAATGGCGGCTGGTCCGTTTCGTGCGGGGGGGGCAAAACCATGCCTTGCTGCTGATCAATGACGCCACCGTTCGCAAACAGGCCGAGGACGAGCTGCGCCAGGCCAAGCATCAGGCCGAGGCGGCCAGCCGGGCCAAATCCGCCTTCCTGGCCAACATGAGCCACGAACTGCGTACGCCCCTTGGCGGCGTGGCCGGAATGCTGGAGCTGCTGCTGACCACCGCCCTGGACGGCGAGCAGCACGAGTACGTGACGGCGGCCCTCAAATCGACCCGGCGCTTAAGTGACCTGCTCTCCGATATCCTGGACCTGTCGCGCATCGAGGCCGGCAAGCTGGACCTGCGTCTGGCCCCCTTCGAGACGGCCAACCTGCGCGCCGCCATTCTGGAAGTCTTTGCCCTGGCGGCCCGGGAGAAAGGGCTGATCCTGGAATTCACGCTGCATCCCGGCCTGCCGGCCCGCATCGAGAGCGACGAGGCCAGACTGTTGCAGATTCTCTTTAATCTTGTCGGCAATGCCGTCAAATTCACGGGCCTGGGCTTTGTCCGGGTGGATCTGTGGAGCCTGCCTGCCCGGCCGGACGGCCGCACGCCGTTGGTGTTTTCCGTGGCCGACTCCGGTGTGGGCATCCCGGACGGACGGTTGGGGGAGATCTTCGAGCCTTTTGCCCAGGGCGACCATCCCCGGCAGCAATCCCGCTTCGGCGTCGGGCTGGGGCTGTCCATCGTCAGCCGCTTGATCGCCCTGCTTGGCGGCGAGTTGGCCGTGGACAATGCCCCGGGCGGCACCACGGTCTACGGCTGCCTGCCGGTGGTCGTCCCGGCCGGCACGGCTGTTCTCGCCGTAGCGCCCGAGGCCGAGGCCGAGGCCGCGCCGTTGCCGCGAAATGGGCGGCAGGACGCGCCGCCCCCTCTGGTCTCGGGAGAGGACAGGGCGGTGGTGCTGCTGGTGGAAGACGACGCCATCAACCGCCTGGCCGCCCGGCAGTATCTGGAGAAACAGGGTTTTGCCGTCCTGACGGCCACGACTGGCCTGGAAGCCTTGGACATCTTGGCCCGCGAGGCCGTGGACGTGGTGCTCATGGACGTCCACATGCCCGAGCTCGACGGGGTGGCGGCCACGCGCCGCATCCGGACCGCGCCGGAGTTCGCCCGGCTGTCTGGCCTGCCCATCGTGGCCATGACCGCCTACGCCATGGCCGGCGACAAGGAAAAGTTCCTGGCGGCGGGCATGGACGGCTACATCGAAAAACCGTTGGACCTGGCCCGGCTGGCCCGGCTGGTGGAAGAGCTGGCGGCGTCGGGCCGGCCGGTCTAG
- a CDS encoding GlxA family transcriptional regulator: MPIFPTPHRLAILALPGLVAFDLAIPQALFAQIRLPDGSKPYEVFLCGPGDPIRSGEHALGGVAPLERLPEADTVVIPGIMEPEAFADAAVAQALRRAATGGARLASICTGAFVLAAAGLLDGLPATTHWAKTADLARLYPAVAVADDVLFVDNGAVLTSAGLASGIDLCLHLVRMDCGAAVAEGCAEFFVLPLERHGGCAQRLRRVAPGADDSLAALQVWLLENLHVELSLETMAAQARLSPRTLHRRFREQLGAAPMDWLARARVGRAQALLETTNLGVEAVAAAVGFGSAAAFRERFRRLVGVSPTAWRETYGTDAGPARC; the protein is encoded by the coding sequence ATGCCCATATTCCCCACGCCCCATCGGCTGGCCATCCTGGCCCTGCCCGGATTAGTGGCCTTTGATCTGGCCATCCCCCAGGCGCTTTTCGCCCAAATCCGTCTCCCGGACGGGAGCAAGCCTTACGAGGTGTTCCTGTGCGGCCCGGGCGATCCGATCCGCAGCGGCGAGCATGCCCTTGGCGGGGTCGCGCCCCTGGAGAGGCTGCCCGAGGCCGACACCGTGGTCATCCCCGGCATCATGGAGCCGGAGGCCTTTGCCGACGCGGCTGTGGCCCAGGCCTTGCGCCGGGCGGCGACAGGGGGAGCGCGCCTGGCCTCCATCTGCACCGGAGCCTTCGTTTTGGCTGCCGCCGGACTGCTCGACGGCTTGCCGGCCACCACCCATTGGGCCAAGACGGCCGACCTGGCCCGGCTGTACCCGGCGGTTGCCGTGGCGGATGATGTCCTGTTCGTCGATAACGGCGCGGTGCTGACTTCGGCCGGCCTGGCTTCCGGCATCGACTTGTGTCTGCATCTGGTGCGTATGGACTGCGGCGCGGCCGTGGCCGAAGGGTGCGCCGAGTTTTTCGTGCTGCCCCTGGAGCGCCATGGCGGCTGCGCCCAGCGCCTGCGCCGCGTGGCCCCGGGCGCGGACGACAGCCTGGCCGCCTTGCAGGTCTGGCTGCTGGAAAACCTCCATGTCGAGCTCTCCCTGGAAACCATGGCCGCCCAGGCCCGCCTGAGTCCGCGCACGCTGCACCGCCGCTTCCGGGAGCAGCTCGGGGCGGCCCCCATGGACTGGCTGGCCCGGGCCAGGGTGGGCCGGGCCCAGGCGCTGCTGGAAACCACGAACCTGGGCGTGGAGGCGGTGGCGGCTGCCGTGGGCTTTGGTTCGGCCGCCGCGTTTCGGGAGCGCTTTCGCCGGCTGGTGGGAGTATCGCCCACGGCCTGGCGCGAGACCTACGGGACCGACGCGGGGCCGGCGCGGTGCTGA
- a CDS encoding DJ-1/PfpI family protein → MNRRHFSLACLGLAAAASAGVAPALAAAPTGASGPAKRESGKPHIAFLLFDGITAQDMIGPATVLGASGRFTMDYVWRDTNPVRAESRSPVELHIVPTATFAETTSADILCVPGTSNVFAQLRQPDILDWVARVGAKAAWVTSVCTGSFILGAAGLLNGYKATSHWTLVDELAAFGAIPTRERVVADRNRLTGAGVTSGIDFGLTLLAKLCGEETAKAIQLTLEYDPEPPFACGSPKSAPAELTAKAKAGYLAYLEQVAPDARQLLDAASKRLGVKTS, encoded by the coding sequence ATGAATCGCCGCCATTTCTCCCTGGCCTGCCTGGGCCTGGCCGCCGCCGCCAGCGCGGGCGTGGCCCCGGCCCTGGCCGCCGCCCCGACGGGAGCATCCGGTCCGGCCAAACGCGAGTCCGGCAAGCCCCATATCGCCTTTCTGCTTTTTGACGGCATAACGGCCCAGGACATGATCGGCCCGGCCACGGTGCTCGGCGCTTCGGGCCGGTTCACCATGGACTATGTCTGGCGCGACACGAACCCGGTGCGGGCCGAAAGCCGCTCCCCGGTCGAGCTGCACATCGTGCCCACGGCCACCTTCGCCGAGACCACCAGCGCCGACATCCTGTGCGTGCCGGGCACGAGCAACGTATTCGCCCAGTTGCGCCAGCCCGACATTCTCGACTGGGTCGCCCGGGTCGGGGCCAAGGCGGCGTGGGTGACCAGCGTGTGCACCGGCTCGTTCATCCTGGGCGCGGCCGGGCTGTTAAACGGCTACAAAGCCACCTCGCACTGGACCCTGGTGGACGAACTGGCTGCTTTCGGGGCGATTCCGACCCGGGAGCGGGTGGTGGCCGACCGCAACCGTCTGACCGGGGCCGGGGTGACCTCGGGGATCGACTTCGGGCTGACGCTTCTGGCCAAGCTGTGCGGCGAGGAGACGGCCAAGGCTATCCAGCTCACCCTGGAATACGACCCCGAGCCGCCCTTTGCCTGCGGCTCGCCCAAATCGGCCCCGGCCGAACTGACGGCCAAGGCCAAGGCCGGCTATCTGGCCTATCTGGAGCAGGTCGCGCCCGACGCCCGCCAACTCCTGGACGCGGCCTCCAAACGCCTGGGCGTTAAAACCTCCTGA
- a CDS encoding sigma-54-dependent transcriptional regulator, whose protein sequence is MAHILLVDDDPILRETFGALMRRLGHTLYWAGSIEQGRLTLARERLDVVLLDLNLPDGYGLDLLPDVKAAMGAPEVIIVTGQEDPEGAAIAIKSGAWDYIQKPLTPNRVTLPLTRALEYRAQKAARRPPSVLKREAIIGTAPAMEACLDLVAQAADSDAAVLVTGETGTGKELFARAIHANSARAVSNFVVVDCAALPESLVESVLFGHVKGAFTGADRDRDGLFKLADGGTLFLDEIGELSPAIQKTFLRVLQDGRFRPVGSKRELSSDFRLVAATNRDLAAMAAAGAFRDDLLYRLRTIVITLPALRQRPEDIRQLAIHHMNRLCSRYGLPTKGFAEEFFQVLCAYSWPGNVRDLFGTLERVLLQHRGEPVLYPKHLPDEIRLQMLRVTGLCEPGEALRPETADSARAAVMPWKDYRRQALEDVERHYLRDLLEASRGNVVRAAQASGLSPSRLYDLFRKYGLSTRP, encoded by the coding sequence ATGGCCCACATTCTCCTCGTCGACGACGACCCCATCCTGCGCGAAACCTTTGGCGCGCTCATGCGCCGCCTGGGCCATACCCTCTATTGGGCCGGCTCCATCGAACAGGGCCGGCTGACCCTGGCCCGGGAACGCCTGGACGTGGTGCTGCTCGACTTGAACCTGCCCGACGGCTACGGCCTGGACCTGCTCCCCGACGTCAAGGCCGCCATGGGCGCGCCCGAGGTCATCATCGTCACCGGCCAGGAAGACCCCGAAGGCGCGGCCATCGCCATCAAGTCCGGGGCCTGGGATTACATCCAAAAGCCGCTGACCCCCAACCGCGTCACCTTGCCCCTGACCCGCGCCCTGGAATACCGGGCCCAGAAGGCCGCCCGCCGCCCGCCGTCGGTGCTCAAGCGCGAGGCCATCATCGGCACGGCCCCGGCCATGGAAGCCTGCCTGGACCTCGTGGCCCAGGCCGCCGATTCCGACGCCGCCGTCCTGGTCACCGGCGAGACCGGCACCGGCAAGGAACTCTTCGCCCGGGCCATTCACGCCAACTCCGCCCGGGCCGTCAGCAATTTCGTGGTGGTGGACTGCGCCGCCCTGCCCGAAAGCCTGGTCGAAAGCGTGCTGTTCGGCCACGTCAAGGGAGCCTTTACCGGCGCGGACCGAGACCGCGACGGGCTTTTCAAGCTGGCCGACGGGGGCACGCTGTTTCTCGATGAAATCGGCGAACTCTCCCCGGCCATCCAAAAAACCTTCCTGCGCGTGCTCCAGGACGGCCGGTTCCGGCCGGTGGGCTCCAAGCGCGAACTGTCCAGCGATTTCCGGCTGGTGGCCGCCACCAACCGCGACCTGGCCGCCATGGCCGCGGCCGGAGCCTTTCGCGACGACCTGCTCTACCGCCTGCGCACCATCGTCATCACCCTGCCCGCCCTGCGGCAGCGCCCGGAAGACATCCGCCAGCTCGCCATCCACCACATGAACCGGCTGTGCAGCCGCTACGGCCTGCCCACCAAGGGCTTTGCCGAGGAGTTCTTCCAGGTGCTGTGCGCCTACTCCTGGCCCGGCAACGTCCGCGACCTGTTCGGCACCCTGGAACGCGTGCTGCTCCAGCATCGCGGCGAACCCGTGCTCTATCCCAAGCATCTGCCCGACGAGATCCGCCTGCAAATGCTGCGGGTGACCGGTCTGTGCGAGCCGGGCGAGGCCCTGCGCCCCGAGACGGCCGACTCGGCCCGGGCTGCCGTCATGCCCTGGAAGGATTACCGCCGCCAGGCCCTGGAGGACGTGGAGCGGCACTACCTGCGCGACCTGCTCGAAGCCAGCCGGGGCAACGTGGTCCGGGCCGCCCAGGCCAGCGGCCTGTCGCCGTCGCGGCTGTATGACCTTTTTCGGAAATACGGCCTGTCGACGCGGCCATAG
- a CDS encoding elongation factor G yields MSENLASQRTYALIGHGGCGKTSVAEMLLFTAGAIPRLGKIEEGVTTLDYEPEEIKRRGSTQPGLAAFQFQKNRHFLLDIPGDGSFNGDLPYLLRAVDGVVFVVDAVDGVKPLTKKLWGEVAKLGLPTLFFINKMDRDRADFEMALAGIKEKLGVKTYIQNLPIGEKEAFKGVVNVLEGKAYFFDDKGGFTEGPIPDDMADEVETLRETMVEEVAVSDEQLMERYLEGEEIAVEELLAAVHKATLSGALCPVCCGAALKAMGGARLLAAIQNYLPGPLEAAGGDKVIATETGEITASESGPAVAFVVKTLFDPFAGQLSIVRVLTGTIATNQELFNPATDTLERAGQILLPLGKETVISKEPAGPGSVIALAKLKDTATGHTLCDPKKPVVIPAPVLAPPMISYALAPAEKGDEDKVFAAMSKLLDEDITLSITRDEETGDILISGMGQTHLETAVEKAKRRYKVTPVLKAPKIPYRETVKGKVEVQGRHKKQTGGRGQFGDCWIRMEGQPRGGGYAFVDAIVGGAIPRQYIPAVDKGVQESAARGYLAGYPMVDFKVTLFDGTFHTVDSSEMAFKIAGSIAFKAACEKLKISLLEPIVLVSVSCPDEYMGDIIGDLSSRRGKVLGSDSTGGITEIQAHVPMAEMQEYAKTLSSTTGGQGAFTLAFDHYEECPPPIAEKVVAESKKKEE; encoded by the coding sequence ATGTCGGAAAACCTCGCCAGCCAACGCACCTACGCCCTGATCGGCCACGGCGGATGCGGCAAGACCTCTGTGGCCGAAATGCTCCTTTTTACCGCCGGCGCCATCCCGCGACTGGGCAAGATCGAGGAAGGGGTCACCACCCTGGACTACGAGCCCGAGGAAATAAAGCGCCGGGGCAGCACCCAGCCCGGTCTGGCCGCCTTCCAGTTCCAGAAAAACCGTCATTTTCTCCTGGACATCCCGGGCGACGGCAGCTTCAACGGCGATCTGCCCTACCTGCTGCGCGCCGTGGACGGCGTGGTCTTTGTGGTCGACGCCGTGGACGGCGTCAAGCCGCTGACCAAAAAGCTCTGGGGCGAAGTCGCCAAATTGGGCCTGCCCACGCTTTTTTTCATCAACAAAATGGACCGCGACCGAGCCGATTTCGAGATGGCCCTTGCCGGCATCAAGGAAAAGCTGGGCGTCAAGACCTACATCCAAAATCTCCCCATCGGCGAGAAAGAGGCCTTTAAGGGCGTGGTCAACGTCCTTGAGGGCAAGGCCTATTTCTTCGACGACAAGGGCGGGTTCACCGAAGGCCCCATCCCCGACGACATGGCCGACGAGGTCGAGACGCTGCGCGAAACCATGGTCGAGGAAGTGGCCGTGTCCGACGAGCAGCTCATGGAGCGCTACCTCGAAGGCGAGGAGATCGCCGTGGAGGAGCTGCTGGCCGCCGTGCACAAGGCCACGCTGTCCGGGGCGCTGTGTCCGGTGTGCTGCGGCGCGGCGCTTAAGGCCATGGGCGGCGCGCGCCTTTTGGCCGCCATCCAGAACTACCTGCCCGGTCCTCTGGAGGCCGCCGGCGGCGACAAGGTCATCGCCACCGAGACCGGCGAGATCACGGCCAGCGAGTCCGGCCCGGCCGTCGCCTTTGTGGTGAAGACGCTGTTCGATCCCTTCGCCGGCCAGCTCTCCATCGTGCGCGTGCTGACCGGAACCATCGCCACCAACCAGGAACTGTTCAATCCGGCTACCGACACCCTGGAGCGCGCCGGCCAGATCCTCTTGCCCCTGGGCAAGGAAACCGTCATCTCCAAGGAGCCGGCCGGCCCGGGGTCGGTCATCGCCCTGGCCAAGCTCAAGGACACGGCCACCGGCCATACCCTGTGCGACCCCAAAAAGCCCGTGGTCATTCCCGCCCCGGTCCTGGCCCCGCCCATGATTTCCTACGCCCTGGCCCCGGCCGAGAAGGGCGACGAGGACAAGGTCTTCGCGGCCATGTCCAAGCTCCTGGACGAAGACATCACGCTGTCCATCACCCGCGACGAGGAGACCGGCGACATCCTCATCTCCGGCATGGGCCAGACCCATCTGGAAACGGCCGTGGAAAAGGCCAAGCGGCGCTACAAGGTCACGCCCGTGCTCAAGGCCCCGAAGATTCCCTACCGCGAGACGGTCAAGGGCAAGGTCGAGGTCCAGGGCCGCCACAAGAAGCAGACCGGCGGACGCGGCCAGTTCGGCGACTGCTGGATTCGCATGGAAGGCCAGCCGCGCGGCGGCGGCTACGCCTTTGTGGACGCCATCGTCGGCGGCGCCATTCCCCGGCAATACATCCCGGCCGTGGACAAGGGCGTGCAGGAATCGGCCGCGCGCGGCTATCTGGCCGGCTATCCCATGGTCGACTTCAAGGTGACGCTTTTCGACGGCACCTTCCACACCGTGGACTCCTCGGAAATGGCCTTTAAGATCGCCGGCTCCATCGCCTTCAAGGCGGCCTGCGAAAAGCTCAAGATCTCCTTGCTCGAACCCATCGTGCTCGTGTCCGTGAGCTGTCCGGACGAATACATGGGCGACATCATCGGCGACCTGTCCAGCCGGCGCGGCAAGGTGCTGGGGTCCGACTCCACCGGCGGCATCACCGAAATCCAGGCCCACGTGCCCATGGCCGAGATGCAGGAATACGCCAAGACGCTGAGTTCCACCACCGGCGGCCAGGGCGCGTTCACCCTGGCCTTCGACCACTACGAGGAATGCCCGCCGCCCATCGCCGAGAAGGTGGTGGCCGAGAGCAAGAAGAAGGAAGAATAG
- a CDS encoding ParB-like nuclease domain-containing protein, whose translation MQPLFLHPRDIDLSAPHLFWGAAPDAALTDSLAALGQVTPALVIETDGRPILAAGSRRAAALREIKGRSLCALALPEADPDAPAHALAPDGGPLPLPLRLGLIYLASNLGRAVTDAMAVAAGRYFAPLAGVDGFLALAGPLLFAPDDRRGRLLARWLTLPPALDAWLASGHVPLGAGERLAALAPEDLNAFMPLLGAVRWSRGSLSAALTFLTEAARLAGETPAATLARSGLLDLPGRGLSPNDLTAGLLAGLRRLRYPAVTTLEARFTALSRELSRGSRVKIRPSQGFESDSATFEVTVKNRQELSKAAADLAAMAAAPALPRLLSVAQEEMSEEPGEKT comes from the coding sequence GTGCAGCCACTCTTTCTTCACCCCCGCGACATCGACCTGTCCGCCCCGCACCTGTTCTGGGGCGCGGCGCCCGACGCGGCGCTGACCGATTCCCTGGCCGCCCTGGGGCAGGTCACCCCGGCCCTGGTCATCGAAACCGACGGCCGGCCCATTCTGGCCGCCGGCAGCAGGCGCGCCGCCGCCCTGCGGGAGATCAAAGGGCGCAGCCTGTGCGCCCTGGCCCTGCCCGAGGCCGACCCCGACGCCCCGGCCCATGCCCTGGCCCCGGACGGCGGCCCGCTGCCGCTCCCCCTGCGCCTGGGACTTATCTACCTCGCCTCCAACCTCGGCCGGGCCGTCACCGACGCCATGGCCGTGGCCGCCGGGCGCTATTTCGCCCCCCTGGCCGGCGTGGACGGCTTCCTGGCTCTGGCCGGCCCCCTGCTTTTCGCCCCGGACGACCGGCGCGGCCGGCTGCTTGCCCGCTGGCTCACCCTGCCGCCGGCCCTGGATGCGTGGCTTGCCTCGGGCCATGTGCCGCTGGGGGCCGGCGAACGCCTGGCCGCCCTGGCCCCGGAGGATCTCAATGCCTTTATGCCGCTTCTGGGGGCCGTGCGCTGGTCGCGCGGCAGCCTTTCGGCGGCGTTGACCTTTTTGACCGAAGCCGCCCGGCTGGCCGGCGAGACGCCGGCCGCCACCCTGGCCCGCTCGGGCCTGCTCGACCTGCCGGGCCGGGGGCTGTCGCCAAACGACCTGACCGCCGGCCTGCTCGCCGGGCTGCGGCGGCTGCGCTATCCGGCCGTCACCACCCTGGAGGCCCGGTTCACGGCGCTTTCCCGGGAACTCTCGCGGGGCAGCCGGGTGAAAATCCGCCCCAGCCAGGGCTTCGAGTCCGACAGCGCCACCTTCGAGGTCACGGTCAAAAACCGCCAGGAGCTGTCCAAGGCCGCCGCCGATCTGGCCGCCATGGCCGCCGCCCCGGCCCTGCCCAGGCTCCTTTCCGTGGCCCAGGAGGAAATGTCCGAAGAGCCGGGAGAAAAAACGTGA